A single window of Ctenopharyngodon idella isolate HZGC_01 chromosome 24, HZGC01, whole genome shotgun sequence DNA harbors:
- the LOC127506668 gene encoding interferon-induced GTP-binding protein Mx1-like, with amino-acid sequence MTSSGLFSLFSSLDQIDDEQDNDRSQNQSEKMKGEVHSHLEESIRPYIDLIDNLRSVGVHKDLALPTIAVIGDQSSGKSSVLEALSGVALPRGSGIITRCPLELRLKKVTGIKWKAVLSYRKKRIEFANSSMIERHVETAQNVLAGKVGICDELITLEVMSPDVCDLTLIDLPGIARVPVKGQPEDIGNQIKSLITKFIETQETINLVVVPCNTDIATTEALKMAQEVDPEGKRTIAILTKPDLIDRGTEKNILDIVHNKVIPLHKGYVMVKCRGQQQIDEKIPLEEATEIERDFFQNHEFFRCLLKEDKATIKCLAVKLTQNLVDHIKKSLPQLSEQIITQLWDVKNELKECEPGPPNDPKGAKQFLIEILKRFNDQINSLSSGELINAENLFSQLRAEFKKWNDHLNHSKPTFYSLKEFIQNYRGRELLGFSNYRMFEWFLQCHVAKLKKSAMELLSAIKDIILKQFKDVSYKCFRNYSVLQKITESKINNIQSSQEDKAEQRISEQFEMENMIYTQDPIYLKFLNEISEEKFSEEQSPIFDIKSKYSEMLKAYYEIVVQRMADQLPMMISFFMLKQTAQLLSTDMLCLLDRADVSKLLSENSEVGTRRRDLHARLDRLTAAQEALNVFI; translated from the exons ATGACCAGTTCAGGCTTATTTTCATTATTCTCTTCTCTAGATCAAATTGATGATGAACAAGACAATGATAGATCTCAAAACCAAag TGAGAAAATGAAGGGAGAGGTTCACAGTCATTTAGAGGAGAGCATTCGTCCATACATTGATTTAATTGACAATCTGCGGTCAGTTGGCGTTCACAAGGACTTGGCATTACCGACTATTGCAGTGATCGGAGACCAGAGTTCTGGAAAAAGCTCTGTGTTGGAAGCGCTTTCTGGAGTTGCATTACCAAGAGGAAGCG GAATTATCACCAGATGTCCACTAGAGCTGAGGCTGAAGAAAGTAACTGGAATCAAGTGGAAGGCTGTTCTATCCTACCGTAAGAAGAGAATTGAATTTGCGAATTCATCAATGATTGAAAGACATGTTGAAACAG CCCAGAATGTGCTGGCAGGAAAAGTTGGAATATGTGATGAGCTCATCACTTTAGAGGTCATGTCACCAGATGTGTGTGACCTCACACTGATCGATCTACCTGGAATTGCCCGAGTCCCAGTAAAAGGACAACCAGAGGATATTGGAAACCAG ATTAAAAGTCTGATAACAAAGTTTATTGAGACACAAGAGACTATAAACCTGGTAGTGGTCCCTTGTAACACTGACATTGCAACAACAGAAGCATTAAAAATGGCACAAGAAGTAGATCCTGAGGGCAAAAGAACCATCG CTATTTTGACCAAGCCAGATCTCATAGACAGAGGAACAGAGAAGAACATCCTGGACATTGTCCACAACAAAGTGATTCCTCTCCACAAAGGTTACGTCATGGTGAAGTGTAGAGGACAACAGCAGATCGATGAGAAAATTCCTTTGGAGGAGGCGACAGAAATAGAGAGAGATTTCTTCCAAAACCATGAGTTTTTCAG ATGCCTCTTGAAAGAGGATAAAGCAACTATTAAATGTCTTGCTGTCAAACTGACTCAGAATCTTGTCGATCATATCAAA AAATCACTGCCACAGCTCAGTGAGCAGATAATAACACAGTTGTGGGACGTGAAGAATGAGCTCAAAGAGTGTGAGCCTGGACCGCCAAATGACCCTAAGGGGGCCAAACAGTTCCTCATTGAA ATCTTAAAAAGATTCAATGATCAAATCAACTCCTTATCATCAGGGGAGCTGATCAATGCAGAAAATCTGTTTTCCCAGCTTCGGGCTGAATTCAAGAAGTGGAATGATCATCTTAACCATTCAAAGCCAACCT tttacagtttgaaAGAGTTTATCCAGAATTACAGAGGGAGGGAATTGCTCGGTTTCAGCAACTACAGAATGTTTGAGTGGTTTCTGCAGTGCCATGTGGCCAAACTTAAGAAGTCAGCCATGGAATTGCTCAGTGCCATCAAAG ACATCATCCTCAAGCAATTCAAAGATGTGTCCTATAAATGCTTTCGGAACTACTCTGTACTTCAAAAAATCACTGAG AGCAAAATCAACAATATTCAGTCAAGTCAGGAAGACAAGGCAGAGCAGAGGATCTCAGAGCAGTTTGAAATGGAAAACATGATCTACACCCAAGATCCCATCTACTTGAAGTTCTTGAATGAGATTAGTGAAGAGAAATTTTCAGAAGAGCAGTCACCTATTTTTGACATAAAGAGCAAGTACAGTGAAATGCTGAAGGCGTATTATGAG ATTGTGGTGCAGCGGATGGCTGACCAACTGCCCATGATGATCTCTTTTTTCATGCTGAAGCAGACTGCTCAGCTCCTGTCTACTGACATGTTGTGTTTACTGGACAGGGCAGATGTGAGCAAGCTCCTGTCTGAGAACTCTGAAGTTGGTACAAGACGCAGAGACCTACATGCCAGACTGGACCGTTTGACTGCTGCTCAGGAAGcacttaatgtttttatttga